The nucleotide sequence TACACTTTTTAAACGGAAGGATAATCCAAAACTTATAATTACCAATGGGAGAGGACAGGGATACAGGGATGAGAAGCCAAAGAGGCTAGGCTTCTTTTAGTACACTTTTGTGTCTGTAGTTTTCATGTTGGAACCATGAAAGTACTTTGCATAAATTATAAATTAGTTAAGGTTTAAGTGACGTCTAAATATTGAAAGTATTCAGTGAAGAGCTTATCACAGATAACCTCTTTCATGAAGAGCCAGAGTGGTTTCCGCCAGAAGGCCGCCCTAGGAAGGTTTCCTGTGGTCTCTCCCACCTTGAAGCCAGGACGGGATAGCAGGTCTGTGGTCTCAACCCCACAAGGCAGTGAGGCTGAATATGCACACAATGGTCAGACCACATAAAACAGAACTCTCTGACCCACGATCTCTGTAGCAACAGGTCCAAAGCAGCCAGGACTTGCTCACTAACTGCCAGCTTCCCTATTTTTTGCCCCTGTCCCACTTAGGACCAACTGGAGAAAGCCAGACAAGCTTCCCTAAGCCGTCACACAGGAGGACGCACTGCTAGTCGCCGGCCTCCAACTTGCATACTCTACACTCAGATCACACCCGAggccctccctctccccaacaCCCGCTGTGGCAGACTCCCCTGCTCTAGCGGGCTCTGTGAAAACGTCTTCCGTGCTCCTCGGCAGGTGGTCTCTCCCGACTTCCACACCCAGACGCCAAAGGCCACTGTGCTGCCGCCGCGAGGAGTAACGTCTGCCGCGGCAACTGGAGAAACTGCCCCCTGAGCGAGAAAAACCGCCACCGGCGCGCGACTTTCTGGGACTTGTAGTTCCTCGCGCCGAGCGGGCGCACTTCCGGAACTGGCCCGGGAACCCGCGCGGAGGCGCCCCGGTGCCCCACAGGCCTCCCGAGCTCAGTACGTGGACACAGTTCTTCCACTGGTACGCGGGTTTCGAACTCAGCTTGAAGAGAAAGTGTATGTTGTCCTGGTGGACAGAGAATTACGGGCAGTCTTGGCAGAGCAAAAGGCACCGGCGACTCCGGACCTGGGTGTTGGGGGCCCGTGTTGGTTGTGTTTGGTGATGCTGGCCCAGGTGGAGAGACCGGTGTGAGCAGGGGCTGGAGGGGTGAACGTGACTGGAGGTGTGCAGAGCGGGCCACAGAATTGCCGGGTGCGCGAGGGCTGGGGTTTGGGTTTCAGAGCCTCAGTAAAGAGTAGAATCCGGCGGTGGATGGCTCAGTGGAGGGGCAGTGCCGAGGGAGTAGAAAGTGTGAGGAGGACTCTTGAGTTTCCGGTTCTAGTGGGGAGCCAGGATGGAGGTCGCAGTGCAAGGGATGAGGGAACCCTGGACGCTATCAGCTGTGTTGAGTCTGTGGACGAAGAAATTAATCAATAATGgctctaagaaagaaatgggacATTTTATTCAAGCCTTTGGGTTATATAACTCAGGAAGCAGCttttcagaaagctctgaggatTGTTCCACCCTGGAGGTCAAAGCACAGTTATATACTTTTTGAGACAAAGGGCCATGTGTCAGATGAGGAATTGACAGTTGATATAATCCAGCCCTGCAGTACAAAGTGGGTAGTGGGTCATTGTGGCCCCTTAGAACGAAGGAAGTCTGTCTGTCCCCTAAGCAGGTGTGGTTAATGCGGATGCACCATGCACACTaaatgggagggaggaggcccaAATGAGCAACGCAAACGTTTCTGTTTAAATGTTTTTGTCTTGCCATGAAATACgatttttatttcatcaagtCTTTAGAGGCGTGGCTGGatatggaggagagaatggcaatgGTAGGGAGCCTGGGAGGGAGGTCTGGGCTGGACATAAGGCCTGGGGCAGTACTTGAAAGCCCCACCCCCTCActggcaggaaaaaaagaaactaggaaGAGAAGTAGAAAGAGAGGCCTCTAGAAAGAGGTCTAGCACGAGGGAAAGGAGTTTTATGTCCAGGTGTAATCAATAGAGTTAAATCTGCTGTGGCCCCTACTGTGTGTCAGCACGAGTGTTAAACTCTGTAAATGCAACTCTTGGAATCATCACAGCAGCACCACAAAGCAGGCCTGCTCTCCTCCCAGACTTCTGCAGATGAGGCCCCGAGAGGCTGAGGAGGCCTTTCAGGGTCCTCCAGAGGCAAGTGGTGGAGGTAGGACTTTGAAAGCAGGCAGTCTGGCTGTGGAGGGGAGGTGTTCCCAGCCCTCGCCCTGGGTGTCTCCAACAAGGAAGAAGAGGACCCGAGGGTGAAAATGAACACGTGTAGTAGATTGCCCGTGGAGGGACAGGAATGTCAGAACAGTACAGCTTCACATAGAGCCTTGAGCGGTCTTCTTAGGTGtggtgtacacgtgtgtgtgtgtgtgtgtgtgtgtgtgtgcacgcctgGAAGCGTGCAGCATAGGTGTGCTTTTGGTACACAGAGTGAGAGAGAGTCAAACATGGGGAAGGGTTTGGGATAAGATAAGCAGAGTATGGGAAGCAATAGCAGCATTAAGGGAAACGGGATAATAGGTATGGCTTCTGGCCACTTGGGCAGCATCCCAGCAGGTCCAGAAGTTTGATACCCGCTCACAGAGTGCCCTTAGTTGTCTTCCTGGGAATTTTCACATGCTCCTtgtccccttcccccacctcgaTTTTTAGAAACCGGCTGATGtttcactgagatttttttttaattgtacaatCAATTGTTTTGACACTGCCTCCATTTCTCTCTAGTATCTTGAGATGACAGGAAAAACTGGCCCCTCCTTTATTTGACTGTTGAGGTACTGTTGTGTGTCTTTGGGTTCATGGTTCATACACCCCAGCACATGCCTCAAGACATTTACCTTGAGCCTATGACAGCCCAGGCCCAGAGCTAGGCAGACTGGCCCTCTTCAGTGAGAGAGTTTAGCCGCCTTGGCTGACCTCAGAGCCTTGAACAGGGAGATCATGTGGTCAGAGCCCcgcctccctgcccttcactccCCAGGGTATAGTCTTCAGCTGGCACTGGTTGCTCTTGCCTTTGGGCATGGGGGTGGACTTGGGAGTGTGGAGGCACTGAGGTAGGGGCTAAACCCCTAATTGTCCCCCCAAACCCAGCCCTGCTTTCTGAGGACCTCTGCCTTCTTCACAACAGCATCACCAGATatgaggaggaaatggaggcataTTTTCAGCAGATCCCATTGCAGGTGAGTTGGAGACCTTTGTTCTCATTGCCTTAGTCTCCATGGCTGTAGAATGCATCCAGGAATAACACCCACATCCTCAGGTCAGCACACATTAGAGTTCTTGCAATGCTG is from Bos indicus isolate NIAB-ARS_2022 breed Sahiwal x Tharparkar chromosome 18, NIAB-ARS_B.indTharparkar_mat_pri_1.0, whole genome shotgun sequence and encodes:
- the LOC109571632 gene encoding uncharacterized protein; translation: MAKTKPGVKGISDFQDQLEKARQASLSRHTGGRTASRRPPTCILYTQITPEALPLPNTRCGRLPCSSGLCENVFRAPRQKLPPEREKPPPARDFLGLVVPRAERAHFRNWPGNPRGGAPVPHRPPELSTWTQFFHWYAGFELSLKRKSLLSEDLCLLHNSITRYEEEMEAYFQQIPLQTGRLHLKESVSEEDIAVEGPSYHMEKKHHVQEEGPRIFSAENSKDGQNYGNINHSLSLNEHKPTHLESQFNCDKCLVQTELSHPGEALLIYEEDCDASTWPHLLLTVTSFRLERRHECNQRARSFSCCSKLVHQRTLWRKAL